The Osmerus eperlanus chromosome 12, fOsmEpe2.1, whole genome shotgun sequence genome has a segment encoding these proteins:
- the LOC134031928 gene encoding uncharacterized protein C16orf52 homolog A-like isoform X2, with amino-acid sequence MDKLTIISGCLFLAADIFAIASIANPDWINTGESAGALTVGLVRQCQTIHGRTRICIPPTLPPEWVTTLFFIILGIISLTLTCALLVASHWHRQATRYARWIAFTGMVLFCMAALIFPIGFYINEVGGQPYKLPNNTVVGSSYVLFVLSIFFTIVGLLFAGKVCLPG; translated from the exons ATGGATAAATTGACCATCATATCAGGATGCCTGTTCCTCGCAGCAGACATTTTTGCCATCGCCAGCATCGCCAACCCAGACTGGATCAATACAGGGGAATCAGCTG GTGCGTTGACAGTGGGCCTGGTCCGACAGTGCCAGACCATCCATGGGCGCACGCGGATCTGCATCCCCCCGACCTTGCCTCCGGAGTGGGTCACCACCctcttcttcatcatcctcggcatcatctccctcaccctcacttGCGCCCTGCTGGTGGCGTCACACTGGCACCGCCAGGCCACACGATATGCCCGCTGGATCGCATTCACTGGCA TGGTGCTGTTCTGTATGGCAGCACTGATATTCCCGATAGGGTTTTACATCAACGAGGTGGGAGGCCAGCCCTACAAGCTGCCCAACAACACTGTAGTGGGCTCCTCCTACGTCCTGTTTGTCCTCTCCATCTTCTTCACCATAGTGGGACTGCTGTTCGCGGGGAaggtctgcctgcctggctga
- the LOC134031928 gene encoding uncharacterized protein C16orf52 homolog A-like isoform X1: MDKLTIISGCLFLAADIFAIASIANPDWINTGESAGKSGALTVGLVRQCQTIHGRTRICIPPTLPPEWVTTLFFIILGIISLTLTCALLVASHWHRQATRYARWIAFTGMVLFCMAALIFPIGFYINEVGGQPYKLPNNTVVGSSYVLFVLSIFFTIVGLLFAGKVCLPG, from the exons ATGGATAAATTGACCATCATATCAGGATGCCTGTTCCTCGCAGCAGACATTTTTGCCATCGCCAGCATCGCCAACCCAGACTGGATCAATACAGGGGAATCAGCTGGTAAGTCAG GTGCGTTGACAGTGGGCCTGGTCCGACAGTGCCAGACCATCCATGGGCGCACGCGGATCTGCATCCCCCCGACCTTGCCTCCGGAGTGGGTCACCACCctcttcttcatcatcctcggcatcatctccctcaccctcacttGCGCCCTGCTGGTGGCGTCACACTGGCACCGCCAGGCCACACGATATGCCCGCTGGATCGCATTCACTGGCA TGGTGCTGTTCTGTATGGCAGCACTGATATTCCCGATAGGGTTTTACATCAACGAGGTGGGAGGCCAGCCCTACAAGCTGCCCAACAACACTGTAGTGGGCTCCTCCTACGTCCTGTTTGTCCTCTCCATCTTCTTCACCATAGTGGGACTGCTGTTCGCGGGGAaggtctgcctgcctggctga
- the tmem235b gene encoding transmembrane protein 235, with translation MKTLSFGALVLTAGITGLLSFGFLAAAIGSEYWYIIKVNRTDVGDLDSHSGLWRVHEGGEVYSFTADPASSNYTETEKHMLHMHSMIVVLLVLSLVLLVLGGICGLVSSLARSPVLLTGAASYFLVCSLLTLSGVSLYISYSQAAVAETERLVGAERLAQVCTSYGWSLGLAWLSCGLEVLTGLLLLLAARTARRQHGHQGHHTVA, from the exons ATGAAGACGCTTTCGTTCGGTGCACTAGTGCTCACCGCGGGCATCACTGGGTTACTGAGCTTTGGCTTCTTGGCTGCTGCTATTGGAAGTGAGTACTGGTATATCATCAAGGTGAACCGAACCGATGTTGGAGATTTAGACTCCCACTCCGGACTCTGGAGAGTACACGAAG GTGGGGAGGTCTACTCGTTCACAGCAgaccctgcctcctccaactatactgagacagaaaaacacatgCTGC acaTGCACAGCATGATTGTGGTCTTGCTGGTACTCAGTCTGGTCCTTCTGGTGTTGGGTGGGATCTGTGGATTGGTCAGTTCCCTTGCACGAAGCCCCGTCCTCCTCACTGGAGCAGCCTCCTACTTCCTGGTTTGCA GCCTCCTGACTCTCTCTGGGGTCAGTCTCTACATCAGCTACTCCCAGGCAGCTGTggctgagacagagaggctggtggGAGCCGAGCGTCTGGCTCAGGTCTGCACCTCCTACGGCTGGTCTCTGGGTCTGGCCTGGCTGTCCTGCGGCCTGGAGGTCCTGACAGGCTTGCTGCTGCTCCTCGCTGCCAGGACTGCCAGACGTCAGCATGGCCACCAGGGACATCACACCGTGGCCTGA
- the birc5a gene encoding baculoviral IAP repeat-containing protein 5a: MDPFGEEHTTMYFYENRLKTYVGWPFDEDCTCTPENMAKSGFIHTPSENSPDTAKCFFCLKELEGWEPDDDPEEEHRSHSSNCNFIALKKSVNDLTVEEFLKLQKERQKFIINKTCNEAIGKFEEAAKLRRGEIIKTAMEEE, encoded by the exons ATGGATCCGTTCGGCGAGGAGCATACTACAATGTACTTTTATGAAAACAGACTGAAAACCTACGTTGGATGGCCATTCGATGAGGATTGCACTTGCACTCCAGAAAAC ATGGCCAAATCTGGCTTCATCCATACCCCGTCCGAGAACAGCCCTGACACGGCGAAGTGCTTCTTCTGCCTCAAAGAGCTGGAGGGCTGGGAGCCAGATGATGACCCAGA GGAGGAGCACAGATCACATTCTTCAAACTGTAACTTCATTGCTCTGAAGAAAAGTGTAAATGACCTAACAGTGGAGGAGTTCCTGAAATTACAGAAAGAGAGGCAAAAGTTTATCATT AACAAGACTTGTAACGAGGCTATCGGCAAGTTTGAGGAGGCGGCAAaactgaggagaggggagattatCAAGACCGCGATGGAggaagagtga
- the faap100 gene encoding Fanconi anemia core complex-associated protein 100 — MERVCAVETWAEFGCRFPATAQVIRSSTEVLICTGNNEIYVFNKEELKLTAVLQFPAHVCHLVLSEDKQLLYTVCDKQGVYCVNLASLLPRNLAPSSVNQTTDQVLLNVTSDRLAVRDEEVCSVILVGRTLLTVSLCETAWLFSIYRTPSSSAPDHQRISQFSLPAVLAFLHDDSKENAGRECGMQPVLACVYSSDTAVPLSSLSSSPGDRHFLIETLLFKLLFGVDAALLKSPIILCGLPDGRLCFLPLLFLGQPEPRVRVLHSLDQPITFIGTCVAPEMGLGSRCVVVVGHQGKVVLVHAQEAGPEEGVKVASFSEGCVPGPVVCVCPGQNCLYYSTESDLWVLDLLGGGGEEARPGEGEVLLQAARPSKDQCVETIRCPKSLGISGVIALTGPSYTHTSGAVQLVALSSRGRLQRLLLPQGSKDGGLPQLPPSQVGQKIRDLLAAIGDVWERASVLKSTNQSRNQTLKRLNQVLNISCLLLAYRSHGERTHTQQKPIRCGVVPSWSRLLQRDSLTLTCVLENSSPYVLEDGWTLCVQVMPLSRSFAEGGGNTFRTFSFRLSRLEAGEKTDVSLPLTTAVDTSFPITVSCSLVFSLQSLLGREEMAGLLANGKTAVSALGLDNTGYVSLALDMLTVDWLDALKVKGDTAPPGITFGHSVSTDTVAMDTIQAYLSSCGFMRAGRGEGAGGAETEGRLFSARVVVSSEILRSALKPGPPDSASLGVTVSPGLGSLVLDWLLSQGPGGQERTEGGDQRGLGSPLVYAMAPGGHPVKLTVTEVAVGEVRLEEGILAAVEVKVESSSIAAVCGLHHAVLHRVQVLLQSVAGTYLSSMSVQGLGLRQALQRAEALLEKIQESRIPEAFGQETISGQVTTTLLSAYRQIRENPLIIT, encoded by the exons ATGGAGCGAGTATGTGCTGTAGAGACTTGGGCAGAGTTCGGTTGTCGGTTTCCGGCCACGGCTCAAGTGATCCGGAGCAGTACAGAGGTGCTAATATGTACAGGGAACAATGAGATCTACGTCTTCAACAAAGAGGAGTTAAAACTGACG GCTGTGCTCCAGTTCCCTGCTCATGTCTGTCACCTGGTCCTGAGTGAGGATAAGCAACTCCTTTACACAGTCTGTGATAAGCAGGGTGTCTACTGTGTCAACCTCGCTTCTCTCCTACCCAG GAATCTCGCCCCTTCCTCAGTCAACCAAACAACGGACCAGGTCCTGCTAAATGTGACGTCTGATAGGCTTGCTGTCAGAGACGAGGAAGTGTGTTCTGTCATCCTGGTGGGCAGGACTCTTCTGACCGTGTCACTGTGTGAGACTGCCTGGTTGTTTAGCATCTACAGAACGCCATCATCATCAGCCCCTGACCATCAGAGGATCTCTCAGTTTAGCCTGCCAGCGGTTTTAGCTTTTCTCCATGACGactcaaaagaaaatgctggaaGGGAGTGTGGCATGCAGCCGGTATTGGCATGTGTCTACTCTAGTGATACAGCAGTACCATTATCTTCATTGTCATCATCACCTGGTGACAGACATTTTCTCATAGAGACACTTCTCTTCAAGCTCCTCTTCGGTGTTGATGCTGCCCTCTTAAAGTCACCCATAATCCTTTGCGGTCTTCCTGATGGGCGTCTTTGCTTCCTGCCACTGCTGTTCCTGGGGCAACCAGAGCCACGTGTCAGAGTTCTACACAGCCTTGATCAGCCAATCACATTCATAGGAACCTGTGTTGCCCCAGAGATGGGGTTGGGGTCCCGgtgtgtggttgtagtgggtcaTCAAGGCAAGGTGGTGCTGGTCCATGCACAGGAGGCGGGGCCTGAGGAGGGGGTCAAAGTGGCAAGCTTCAGCGAGGGGTGTGTGCCGGGacccgtggtgtgtgtgtgtccaggtcagAACTGTCTGTACTATAGCACAGAATCTGACCTCTGGGTGCTGGACCTcctagggggaggaggagaggaagccaggccaggagagggtgaggtgctTTTGCAGGCGGCGAGACCAAGCAAGGATCAGTGTGTGGAAACCATCCGATGCCCCAAAAGTCTGGGCATCAGCGGGGTGATCGCCCTGACTggaccctcatacacacatacctcaG GAGCGGTGCAGCTGGTAGCATTGTCTTCCAGAGGAAGGCTCCAGAGGCTGCTTCTGCCCCAGGGGAGCAAGGATGGAGGACTACCCCAGCTCCCCCCATCCCAGGTGGGCCAGAAAATCAGGGATCTCTTGGCAGCCATCGGAGATGTGTGGGAGAG AGCCTCTGTATTGAAAAGCACCAACCAGTCCCGAAACCAGACCCTCAAGCGCTTAAATCAGGTGCTCAACATCAGCTGCCTGCTGTTAGCCTATCGCAGCCACGGAGAGAGGACTCATACCCAGCAGAAGCCAATCAGATGTGGTGTTGTTCCCAGTTGGAGCAGGTTGTTACAGAGAGACTCGCTAACCCTGACCTGTGTTTTAGAGAACTCTAGTCCCTATGTTCTAGAAGATGGTTGGACGTTGTGTGTACAGGTGATgcctctctcccgctcttttGCTGAGGGGGGTGGGAACACTTTTAGAACCTTCTCTTTCCGTCTTTCAAGACTGGAAGCAGGTGAAAAGACAGATGTTTCGTTACCCCTTACAACCGCAGTTGACACCTCCTTCCCGATAACAGTTTCCTGCTCACTGGTCTTCTCCCTGCAAAGCCTGTTGGGACGAGAGGAGATGGCTGGCCTACTGGCCAACGGGAAGACTGCAGTTTCTGCTCTGGGATTGGACAACACTGGTTATGTCAGTTTGGCTCTGGACATGCTGACCGTTGATTGGCTGGATGCACTCAAGGTCAAAGGAGATACAGCACCCCCTGGCATCACCTTCGGACACAGCGTCTCCACGGATACCGTGGCCATGGATACCATCCAAGCCTACCTGAGTTCTTGCGGGTTCAtgagggcaggcaggggggagggagctgggggggcaGAGACCGAGGGCCGTCTGTTCTCAGCCAGAGTTGTGGTGTCATCAGAGATACTTAGGTCTGCTCTAAAACCAGGACCCCCAGACTCAGCTTCTCTGGGGGTGACGGTCTCCCCTGGCTTGGGGAGCTTGGTCCTGGACTGGTTGCTGTCCCAGGGGCCTGGGGGCCAggagaggacggagggaggggaccAAAGGGGGCTGGGCAGCCCTCTAGTCTACGCCATGGCCCCAGGAGGACACCCCGTCAAACTGACTgtaacagag GTAGCTGTGGGGGAGGTCAGATTGGAGGAGGGGATCTTGGCTGCAGTGGAGGTTAAGGTAGAGAGCTCCTCCATTGCTGCGGTGTGTGGACTTCACCATGCAGTGCTACATCgtgtacag GTTTTGCTCCAGAGTGTTGCCGGGACGTATTTATCCTCCATGAGCGTGCAGGGTCTCGGTCTGAGACAGGCTCTTCAGCGAGCCGAG GCCTTGTTGGAGAAGATCCAGGAGTCTCGTATCCCAGAAGCCTTTGGGCAAGAGACGATATCGGGGCAGGTGACCACAACACTGCTCAGTGCGTACCGACAGATCAGAGAGAACCCCCTCATCATAACGTGA
- the fscn2b gene encoding fascin-2b, translating into MPANGNHPLKLQFGLINHESRYLTHEAFGFKVNASAPSLKKKQIWTLEQDPKDQQVVYLRSHLGRFLASDKDGKVTCEAEERATDCRFLIVAQSDGRWAFQSEPYLRFFGGSRDYLSCFAQMISEAELWAVHLALHPQANLLSVARRRYAHLSPEDGEVAVDRNIPWGVAALLTLVYRDGKYQLRTCDSRYLGNDGKLCAEGRERGTGYTLELKCGKLAFKDCEGRYLSPMGPTGTLRSGRCSKPGKDELFDLEESHPQVVLMAANGRYVSIRQGVSISANQEDETDMETFQMEIDRESKKCMFRTSKGNYWALVAHAGIQTTSTQISADTMFAVEWLGHRVALRANNGKYVCTKKNGQLAAVSDSIGEDEQLILKLINRPMLILRGENGFVCHHKNSNTLDANRSVYDIFSLHFSDGAYHIKGVGGKFWYVSSSGLVCTDGETPEDFTLEFPEHGRIAIRGKNGRYLRGDQGGNLKGDGLRPHSTALWEY; encoded by the exons ATGCCCGCCAACGGGAACCATCCACTGAAGCTCCAGTTTGGTCTGATCAACCACGAGAGCCGCTACCTCACCCATGAGGCCTTTGGCTTCAAG GTGAATGCATCGGCCCCCTCCCTGAAGAAGAAGCAGATCTGGACGTTGGAGCAGGATCCCAAGGACCAACAG GTTGTGTACCTGCGCAGCCACCTGGGGCGTTTCCTCGCCTCGGACAAGGATGGCAAGGTCACCTGTGAGGCCGAGGAGCGAGCCACCGACTGCCGCTTCCTGATTGTGGCCCAATCAGACGGGCGCTGGGCCTTCCAATCAGAGCCCTACCTGCGCTTCTTCGGAGGGTCACGTGACTACCTGTCCTGCTTTGCCCAGATGATCTCGGAGGCAGAGCTGTGGGCGGTACACCTGGCCCTGCACCCTCAGGCCAACCTGCTCTCCGTGGCTCGCCGCCGCTACGCACACCTATCTCCCGAGGACGGCGAGGTGGCAGTGGACCGGAACATTCCCTGGGGCGTGGCGGCGCTGCTCACGCTCGTATACCGGGACGGGAAGTACCAGCTCCGCACCTGCGACAGCCGCTACCTGGGCAATGACGGGAAGCTGTGcgcagagggcagggagaggggaacgGGGTACACCCTGGAGCTGAAGTGCGGGAAGCTGGCGTTTAAGGATTGTGAGGGGAGGTACCTGTCCCCTATGGGGCCCACGGGCACGCTGAGGTCAGGGAGGTGCTCCAAGCCGGGCAAGGATGAGCTGTTTGACCTGGAGGAGAGCCACCCTCAGGTGGTCCTGATGGCAGCCAACGGCCGCTACGTCTCCATACGACAAG GAGTGAGTATCTCGGCCAATCAGGAAGATGAGACGGACATGGAGACATTCCAGATGGAgattgacagagagagcaagaagtGCATGTTCAGGACCAGCAAGGGGAACTACTGGGCCCTGGTGGCCCATGCGGGAATCCAGACCACCAGCACACAAAT ATCTGCCGATACCATGTTTGCAGTGGAATGGTTGGGCCACAGGGTGGCACTGCGGGCCAACAACGGCAAATACGTCTGCACCAAGAAAAACGGGCAGCTAGCGGCCGTCAGCGACTCCATAG GTGAGGATGAGCAGCTGATTCTGAAGCTGATCAACAGGCCTATGCTGATTCTGAGGGGGGAGAATGGCTTTGTGTGCCATCACAAGAACTCCAACACTCTGGACGCCAACCGCTCCGTGTACGACATCTTCAGCCTGCACTTCAGTGACGGGGCCTACCACATCAAAG gtgtggGTGGAAAGTTCTGGTATGTGTCCAGCAGTGGTTTGGTCTGTACTGACGGGGAAACGCCTGAGGACTTCACTCTAGAGTTCCCGGAGCACGGTCGTATCGCTATCCGGGGCAAGAACGGGCGCTATCTCCGCGGCGACCAGGGCGGCAACCTCAAGGGCGAtgggctccgcccacacagcacagccctgTGGGAGTACTGA